One region of Eupeodes corollae chromosome 1, idEupCoro1.1, whole genome shotgun sequence genomic DNA includes:
- the LOC129942328 gene encoding protein apnoia: MAFIQKSLIVVLVIMCFVINDVVCRQISENTSNNSETDVSEGRTFGHHFLKRISFAIIPGAFVVGVITTLLAALTVVSMKGLGVGLILLILTIGQLMSRAIPQAQAAPLAAPLPVIYSHAHSQQPVFLEKEW, from the exons atggctTTCATTCAAAAATCGCTTATTGTTGTCCTAGTGATTATGTGTTTTGTGATCAATGATGTTGTCTGTCGACAGATCTCCGAAAACACATCAAATAATAGTGAAACCGATGTCTCTG AGGGACGTACATTCGGTCATCACTTCTTGAAAAGGATAAGCTTTGCAATAATCCCTGGTGCATTTGTTGTTGGTGTTATTACAACACTTTTAGCTGCCTTGACTGTTGTCTCCATGAAGGGTTTGGGTGTTGGA TTGATCCTGTTGATCCTTACCATTGGACAACTTATGTCTCGTGCGATACCTCAGGCTCAAGCTGCTCCTCTTGCCGCACCACTTCCAGTTATTTACTCTCATGCACATTCTCAACAACCTGTGTTTCTTGAAAAAGAATGGTAA